GATGGAAGTAATCTGGCTGGTCGCCGAGCACGCGCGCGAGGGCGTCGATTATGATGTGAAACGCGTGAGCTGGATGTGGGACGTCACCACTCAGCAAGACCAAATCATTACCAAGAACAACCACGCCGGTGTGATGTCGCGGCGCTACCGGCCGGGGCCGTATTCGGAACTGGAAGGGTCCGTGGAAAACACCGTGCTCTGGTACCTGGACTTGATGGCCCGACCGACTGCCAGCTCGTAAGACTGGAGAGTTCCCCGATACCTCGCGACCCTACATCTTGTTCAAGCCGGTGAAGATTGGCCCGGTCACTGCCTCCAATCGCTTCTTTCAGGTGCCCGACTGCAACGGCACGGAAAATGGGCGCCGCGTGACGCCCTACGGCCCCTCTTCCGTGATGACCACCGAATTCATCGAGCCGGTACAAACGCGCGCCATGGACAACCTCGTGAGAACGCACTCCTCGCCAAGATCGATCGGGACGGAACGTTCCGATTTCCCGTACTTCCGAATTGAAGCTTGGATCGTCACGAAGGACGACATCCGGCTACGGGAAGTGGCCGGGATGAGTCATATAGAGGTTCAGCCTTGTTCAGCGTAGCCAGACTGCTTCGACCTAGCCGGATCACCCGCACGTGACCTCTAATAGGGGCAGCATTTCCGGCGTCGACCAGCCGCTCACTGTGGCGGCGGCGATCGTACTCATCACGACCGCCTACGTCTTCTACAACGTACAACCCGCATTCATTTCGGCCGTTGATCAATCGCTGTCGCTGTCGGACGCCCAGCTGGGCTTTCTATTCGCCAGTTACAGCCTGGGACTCGCATTCGCCGCGATTTCAGCGGTGTTCTGGATTCGGCGAATAGACTGGCGTCGCTGGACCTATGCCGCGACTCTCTT
The Myxococcales bacterium genome window above contains:
- a CDS encoding aromatic ring-hydroxylating dioxygenase subunit alpha, coding for MEVIWLVAEHAREGVDYDVKRVSWMWDVTTQQDQIITKNNHAGVMSRRYRPGPYSELEGSVENTVLWYLDLMARPTASS